The region GTGATTCAGTTTCAGCAGGCTGAATAGACCACCGTTGGCTTTTGATAAAATAGGCGAGGTTGCATCTGAATCGTTTTTGGCGAACCAGTCGTGATAGCCACGCAAAAATGTTCTAAAACTAATGGTGTCAAAGTCAGACCAGTCCCAGGAGAGCGTTGTCCAATACGCTTTTTGTGGCGCCTCGGGCAGGTCGTTGAAGTAGTAACGAATAATGATGCCGAAATTTCCGCCACCGGCTCCGCAGCAAGCCTTGAAAAGTTCTCGATGCAGCTTGAGATTTGAATGGGGGGTGACATGGACGGGGACTAACGATCTGCTGCTATTGGCGGGGTCCGGAATCAGGATGTCCACGCCGGTTACCCAGTCGACCGTCAACCCCTGAAGGCGCGACAGTAAACCGTAGCCCCCGCCGCTGATGTGGCCTCCGAGCCCCACGGAGTAACACGAACCGCCAGGTATCGTCTTGCCGCTCTGTTTGTACATTGCCACATAACCATCCCAGTTCTGGCTACCTGTGAAAGCAGCGTATTGGTAATGGGTGGGGGTATGACTGTCATGTTTATAGAGCGGTTGAATATTGCCATCCGTATCATGAGAAAAACCTTTAAGTTCGCCCACGTCAATAATGGCTAGATTTTCGTTGTTTAATTGGTTCGACACGAAGCCTTCATAGCAATGTGCTCCGCTCCTTACGGTGATCCGAAAGCCTTGTGAGAGGGCTTCATTCGCAGCGTCCAGTACTTCTTCTGGTGTTTTGCACACGTAGATTCGTTTCGCTCCCGTTCCGGCACTTGGCGGCCAACGGAGATTGAACCCTTTCTGTAAGGTTGAAAATGTCTTGTTGTCTTCCGTTATTGTAATAAAACTCGAGTTGCCTGTTGGGGTACTCATATTTGTGCGCCTCCTTGCAAAAAATATGTGCCCTGCGCTGCGCAAGTGTCCTGACTGTTAGTGCTCAATCAGAATGTAAGTGCGTGTTTCACTAGGCGTATCTCACCTTAGTCTATATTTTCACGCTGTCCATGCTTCTTGCTAAAGCGCTTAGCCTGATATTTTTAGGTGGGTATCCGAAAGGTTATCGGTTGCTAATCGTCATACACGACTGTTTCGCCCGTGTGCTTGGCGGTAGAGAAGGGTGAGGTGTGTGTCGGTCGGCGTTCGCCGCCTTGTGTTTTCTTCTTTTGTCGTCGAATTTATTTTTTATGATGGGCAATCTAAAAGCTTGCGCTAGCCTTAGGGGCTCACTCTAGCGTGAGGCGCCAATTCATCAAAGAGATGAGGTGTCAATAATCTCGGGCCATGTACGGCTCCTAGTATCGTTCTGAAGGAATAGAACAATGTCTAAGATTGATTTTTCATTACTGAAGTCAACCATAAATGATTCAGCTTCTTTGATGCCTGACATCGCCAATAAAAAAATCCTGATGGGCTTTTGGCATAACTGGCCAGCGGGCCACAGTGACGGTTATCAAGGTGGGCATTTCGCTAATCTAGAACTGGTGGATATACCCAAGGACTACAACGTTGTTGCCGTGGCTTTTATGAAAGGCCAGGGCATTCCTACGTTCAAACCCTATAACCTCTCCGACGACGAGTTTCGCCGCCAGGTGGGCGTGCTGAACAGTCAGGGCAGGGCTGTCTTGATCTCGTTGGGCGGTGCCGATGCTCATATCGAGTTGCACAAAGGGGATGAACAGCCTCTGGCCAATGAGATCATCCGCTTGGTTGAAACATACGGCTTCGATGGGTTGGATATCGACCTTGAGCAAAGTGCCATTGATTTCGCTGACAACAAGACGGTGCTGCCGACAGCCTTGAAACTGGTCAAGGATCACTACAAGGGTGAGGGCAAGCATTTTATTATCAGTATGGCGCCTGAGTTTCCCTATCTCCGGGCGGGCGGCAAGTACGTTGATTACATTCAGGCGCTCGAGGGCTACTACGATTTCATTGCGCCTCAATACTACAACCAAGGTGGCGATGGGATCTGGGTTCAAGAATTCAATAACGGTCAGGGGGTCTGGATTGCGCAGAACAATGATGCGATGAAGGAGGACTTTCTTTACTACCTGACCGAGAGCCTGGTCACCGGCACTCGGGACTACATCGCCATCCCCGTGGACAAGTTCGTCATTGGCTTACCGACCAACATTGACGCTGCGGCGACAGGCTATGTCATTGAGCCTGCTGCGGTGGTTAATGCGTTTAAACGTCTCGATGCTGCGGGCCATTCCATCAAAGGACTGATGACCTGGTCGATCAACTGGGACAATGGCGTCAGCAGGGACAATGTTCCCTACGATTGGGAGTTCTACAATCGCTATGCCCCGTTGATTCACGGTGATACAGGTATCGGCGACCGGCCAACGGCTCCCGCCAATTTGTCCTATAAGGACGTGACTGAAACCCGCGTGACCTTGAGTTGGGGGGCCGCAGCGGGCCCTCGTCCAATTCAAACATACACGCTGTACCGCAACGTGACCCCCATAGGTCAGACGGCGAACTTGACGCGGGAAGACTCGGGTCTAACCCCGAACACGCAGTACAGTTACTTTGTTACGGCAACCGACTCTTTGGGAAAAGAGTCGCTTCCCAGCATGAGCCTGAGCGTTAGAACCGCCGGAGACGTAACCGACCCCGAGTATCCCGAATGGCAATTGGACCATCGGTATCGCAAGGGGGATGGCGTGACTTACGAGGGCAACAGGTACTTGTGCCTGCAAGAGCACGCATCAAACTCAGGCTGGACACCACCCGTCGCCTTTACCCTGTGGTCGAAGGTCGCAATCAAACGGCGAGCTTAGAGCGGTAGGAAAAGCCCGGCAGAAGTGCCGGGCTTTTCTTTGCCTTCGAGTAGGGCTTTTTCGTTTCTGTCGTCTGGTTAGCCAGGCTGGGCCACCAAGCTATTGCTCACATTACGCCCGAGCACCAGCACCGTTACAAAGCCACAGCCCACCAACGCTGTCGCCAGGCTCAACAACACCGCGCTACCCATTTGATCGACAATTTGGCCGCCGAAGAACGACCCCAAAGCGATGATCACCTGGAACAAGGCAACGAACAGTGGCATGCCGCGTTCGACGTCCTTGGGGGCGACGACAAACATCCAAATACTGGCGCAAGCCGGGAAGGCGCCGAAGGCGAAGCCCCAGAGTGCGATCAGCATTGCGGCGCCGGTCATGCCGGTGGCGAAGTAGGGAAACAGGGCGGTGCTGGTGCCGATCATCAGTGCGACCAGCAGCAGGGTGTGACGCACGCTGCGGTTGGCGGCG is a window of Pseudomonas antarctica DNA encoding:
- a CDS encoding FAD-binding protein — its product is MSTPTGNSSFITITEDNKTFSTLQKGFNLRWPPSAGTGAKRIYVCKTPEEVLDAANEALSQGFRITVRSGAHCYEGFVSNQLNNENLAIIDVGELKGFSHDTDGNIQPLYKHDSHTPTHYQYAAFTGSQNWDGYVAMYKQSGKTIPGGSCYSVGLGGHISGGGYGLLSRLQGLTVDWVTGVDILIPDPANSSRSLVPVHVTPHSNLKLHRELFKACCGAGGGNFGIIIRYYFNDLPEAPQKAYWTTLSWDWSDFDTISFRTFLRGYHDWFAKNDSDATSPILSKANGGLFSLLKLNHIDANPKIILAIQYTGCDGLVGDHERDAPFNDFLSAINSAAPGHGKFYDGFVLPNIAPRPHSMAGRAISQASPGLLMDWFYITQMINGSGNNQRGKYKSAYQVDTFTDEECDAFYNNLSTPSQHGTFSQSLVQIDSYGGRINSLGQGNTAVPQRKSILKSQYQTYWTDPAQDPIQLAWINKIYEDVHASQPNQRPGVEGRYEGCYINYPDVDMLVVNGRPDDSWLELYYGDSGLVDELISLKNQVDPNNLFRHQMSIPLTRDSQRR
- a CDS encoding carbohydrate-binding protein, whose translation is MSKIDFSLLKSTINDSASLMPDIANKKILMGFWHNWPAGHSDGYQGGHFANLELVDIPKDYNVVAVAFMKGQGIPTFKPYNLSDDEFRRQVGVLNSQGRAVLISLGGADAHIELHKGDEQPLANEIIRLVETYGFDGLDIDLEQSAIDFADNKTVLPTALKLVKDHYKGEGKHFIISMAPEFPYLRAGGKYVDYIQALEGYYDFIAPQYYNQGGDGIWVQEFNNGQGVWIAQNNDAMKEDFLYYLTESLVTGTRDYIAIPVDKFVIGLPTNIDAAATGYVIEPAAVVNAFKRLDAAGHSIKGLMTWSINWDNGVSRDNVPYDWEFYNRYAPLIHGDTGIGDRPTAPANLSYKDVTETRVTLSWGAAAGPRPIQTYTLYRNVTPIGQTANLTREDSGLTPNTQYSYFVTATDSLGKESLPSMSLSVRTAGDVTDPEYPEWQLDHRYRKGDGVTYEGNRYLCLQEHASNSGWTPPVAFTLWSKVAIKRRA